In one window of Nocardiopsis aegyptia DNA:
- a CDS encoding HAD-IIIC family phosphatase yields the protein MSADRGESGPTLVKCLVWDLDNTLWKGTLLEDGEVVLSEEVADVVRELDARGILQSVASRNDHDHAWARLEELGLAEHFVLPQIGWGAKSASVRAIADRLNFATSTIAFIDDQPAERAEVAYALPEVRCYPAEEAASLLELADFTPAVVTVDARRRRRMYQASFERESARSDFAGPDEGFLKSLDLVMGIGRAGDQELSRVEELTLRTSQMNATGVHYSDAALRSLVTDPNHEVLVTTLTDRFGPHGAVGVVLVERHPRVWHLKLLATSCRVVSFGAGTAILNWLVDQAARVGAHLVADFRPTDRNRMMEIAYRFAGFTEDPCGCRDAVPGDPGTGVQRLHLVAERRAAPATLTIEAVDLA from the coding sequence GTGAGCGCAGACCGAGGAGAGAGCGGGCCCACCCTGGTCAAGTGCCTGGTGTGGGACCTCGACAACACGCTGTGGAAGGGCACGCTCCTGGAGGACGGCGAGGTCGTCCTGTCCGAGGAGGTCGCCGATGTCGTCCGGGAGTTGGACGCCCGGGGCATCCTGCAGTCCGTGGCGAGCCGGAACGACCACGACCACGCCTGGGCCCGGCTGGAGGAACTGGGCCTGGCGGAGCACTTCGTGCTACCGCAGATCGGCTGGGGGGCCAAGTCGGCGTCGGTGCGGGCGATCGCCGACCGGCTCAACTTCGCCACCTCCACGATCGCGTTCATCGACGACCAGCCGGCCGAGCGCGCCGAGGTCGCCTACGCGCTGCCCGAGGTGCGGTGCTACCCGGCCGAGGAGGCGGCCTCCCTCCTGGAGCTCGCGGACTTCACCCCGGCGGTGGTGACGGTGGACGCGCGGCGCCGACGGCGGATGTACCAGGCGTCGTTCGAGCGTGAGAGCGCCCGATCTGATTTCGCGGGCCCCGACGAGGGCTTCCTGAAGTCTCTGGACCTCGTGATGGGGATCGGCCGGGCGGGGGACCAGGAGCTGTCGCGGGTCGAGGAGCTGACGCTGCGCACCAGCCAGATGAACGCCACGGGCGTGCACTATTCCGACGCGGCGCTGCGGTCCCTGGTCACCGACCCGAACCACGAGGTCCTGGTCACCACGCTGACCGACCGCTTCGGTCCGCACGGCGCCGTCGGCGTGGTGCTGGTGGAACGGCACCCGCGCGTGTGGCACCTCAAGCTCCTGGCGACCTCCTGCCGCGTGGTCTCCTTCGGCGCCGGGACGGCCATCCTCAACTGGCTCGTCGACCAGGCGGCCCGGGTCGGGGCGCACCTGGTGGCCGACTTCCGGCCGACCGACCGCAACCGGATGATGGAGATCGCCTACCGCTTCGCCGGGTTCACCGAGGACCCGTGCGGGTGCCGCGACGCGGTCCCCGGCGACCCGGGGACCGGCGTGCAGCGCCTCCACCTGGTGGCCGAGCGCCGTGCGGCGCCCGCCACCCTGACCATCGAGGCCGTCGACCTCGCCTGA
- a CDS encoding acyl-CoA dehydrogenase family protein produces MADDVTGLSARLGEVIGDRAGEWDREGRLPDEVLRELASAGLLCPQVPSAYGGLGLDSRGGGELTAHVGSLCSSVRSVMTSQQMVAGSIERLGDEAQRAAYLPRLAGGEIAAAAFSEPGAGSDLSAMATTIRADGDTVVVDGRKSWITTSAYADLLLVFGRFGDAAAAVMVPADAPGVTVERIGEPLGCRAAGHADITLDGVRVPAGAVLGRTGLPLPFLVTAALAHGRLSVAWGCVGILRACLAEARAHARTREQFGVPIARHQLVARHLAEIYTAEQIAARACEHASHCWDTGSPDMVTATVLAKHVSATHAVSGAGAALQVLASAGARDGHTVARAHRDARLMEIIEGSSEMCTLILADHVLATAD; encoded by the coding sequence ATGGCTGACGACGTCACCGGCCTGTCCGCGCGCCTCGGCGAGGTCATCGGCGACAGGGCGGGCGAGTGGGACCGCGAGGGGCGACTGCCCGACGAGGTGCTGCGCGAGCTCGCCTCCGCCGGACTGCTGTGCCCCCAGGTCCCCTCGGCGTACGGCGGACTCGGCCTGGACAGCCGCGGCGGGGGCGAGCTCACCGCGCACGTCGGGAGCCTGTGCAGCTCCGTGCGCAGCGTCATGACCTCCCAGCAGATGGTGGCGGGCAGCATCGAACGACTGGGTGACGAAGCCCAGCGCGCCGCCTACCTGCCCCGTCTCGCGGGCGGGGAGATCGCGGCGGCCGCCTTCAGCGAGCCGGGGGCGGGCAGCGACCTGTCGGCCATGGCCACCACCATCCGCGCCGACGGCGACACCGTGGTGGTCGACGGCCGTAAGTCCTGGATCACGACGTCGGCCTACGCCGACCTCCTGCTCGTGTTCGGACGGTTCGGGGACGCGGCCGCGGCGGTCATGGTCCCCGCCGACGCACCGGGGGTCACCGTCGAGCGGATCGGTGAACCCCTGGGCTGCAGGGCCGCCGGACACGCCGACATCACCCTCGACGGCGTCCGCGTACCCGCAGGCGCCGTCCTGGGCCGCACCGGGCTGCCGCTGCCCTTCCTCGTCACCGCCGCCCTGGCCCACGGGCGCCTGTCCGTGGCCTGGGGATGCGTGGGCATCCTGCGCGCCTGCCTGGCCGAGGCACGCGCGCACGCCCGCACCCGGGAGCAGTTCGGGGTGCCGATCGCCCGCCACCAGTTGGTGGCCCGCCACCTGGCCGAGATCTACACGGCCGAACAGATCGCCGCGCGTGCCTGTGAGCACGCCAGCCACTGCTGGGACACCGGTTCGCCGGACATGGTCACCGCGACCGTGCTCGCCAAGCACGTCAGCGCCACCCACGCCGTCTCCGGGGCGGGCGCGGCGCTCCAGGTGCTCGCGTCGGCCGGCGCGCGCGACGGCCACACCGTGGCGCGCGCCCACCGCGACGCCCGGCTGATGGAGATCATCGAGGGCAGCAGCGAGATGTGCACGCTCATCCTGGCCGACCACGTGCTGGCCACCGCGGACTGA
- a CDS encoding acyl carrier protein → MTTPAQTPRSQDLDRIESELIAFLEGRTRASWDEDVDLFATGGLSSMFAMELVVHLEQTYGVSIRGGDLKLDNFRTVRTMADLVRKLTADKDTDG, encoded by the coding sequence ATGACCACGCCCGCTCAGACACCGCGGAGCCAGGACCTCGACCGGATCGAGTCCGAGCTCATCGCCTTCCTCGAAGGCCGCACCCGGGCATCGTGGGACGAGGACGTCGACCTCTTCGCCACCGGTGGCCTGTCGTCCATGTTCGCCATGGAACTGGTCGTGCACCTGGAGCAGACCTACGGAGTCTCGATCCGCGGCGGGGACCTCAAACTCGACAACTTCCGCACCGTCCGGACCATGGCCGACCTGGTCCGTAAGCTCACCGCCGACAAGGACACCGATGGCTGA